Proteins encoded together in one Acipenser ruthenus chromosome 22, fAciRut3.2 maternal haplotype, whole genome shotgun sequence window:
- the LOC117431152 gene encoding interferon regulatory factor 1-like isoform X1: protein MPVSRTRMRPWLEKKIDSNEIPGLVWINKEKKMFQIPWKHAARHGWDLDKDACLFKQWALHTGKFKQDCNKPDPKTWKANFRCAMNSLPDIEEVKDRSINKGSSAIRVYRMLPPVSKAQRKDKKSRTKEVRNKNKNKVMSMKLKVEASDYSEHELPDDHNTYTAPHDSPTQEARVDCTDNHLVEFSNNHFEEDIISVPSDWSHTVEISTADSTNDIYTFQVSPLPSPDLEEAEDSNLHDVIQMAQELEQDQTQWQQSNINGKGFLSNAVGTSLTPQNIDHGWSDVTGEIELRFYSELKTGVDLVSYLDPLNSWQSSSSFAPVACLQ, encoded by the exons ATGCCTGTTTCAAGAACGCGCATGAGACCCTGGCTGGAAAAAAAAATCGACTCCAATGAAATTCCAGGATTAGTCTGGATCAATAAA GAGAAGAAAATGTTTCAAATTCCTTGGAAGCATGCGGCCCGTCACGGCTGGGACTTGGACAAAGACGCTTGCCTGTTCAAACAGTGGGCCCTACACACAG ggAAATTCAAACAAGACTGTAACAAGCCAGACCCGAAAACATGGAAAGCCAATTTCCGTTGTGCAATGAACTCTCTCCCAGACATCGAAGAAGTCAAAGACAGAAGCATCAATAAGGGCTCCAGTGCAATTCGAGTGTACAGAATGCTCCCCCCAGTAAGCAAGGCACAGAGGAAAg ATAAAAAATCACGGACGAAAGAGGtcagaaacaaaaataagaacaag GTGATGAGCATGAAATTGAAGGTTGAAGCCTCTGACTACAGTGAACATGAGCTTCCAGATGACCACAACACATACACAGCCCCACACGACAGTCCAACACAGGAAGCTCGGGTTGACTGCACAGATAATCATTTAG TAGAATTTAGTAACAACCACTTTGAAGAAGACATCATTAGTGTGCCCTCAGATTGGAGCCATACTGTGGAGATCTCCACAGCCGACAGCACAAACGACATCTACACATTCCAAGTGTCCCCCTTACCCTCTCCAG ATCTGGAAGAAGCGGAGGACAGTAACCTCCATGATGTCATTCAG ATGGCACAGGAATTGGAGCAAGATCAAACACAGTGGCAGCAAAGCAATATTAATGGCAAAGGTTTCCTGAGCAATGCAGTAGGCACGTCATTAACGCCACAAAATATCGATCACGGCTGGAGTGATGTTACAG GTGAAATTGAATTGCGATTTTATAGTGAACTGAAAACAGGAGTGGATCTTGTGAGCTATCTTGACCCCCTCAATTCCTGGCAATCCTCATCCAGTTTTGCACCCGTTGCCTGCCTGCAGTAG
- the LOC117431152 gene encoding interferon regulatory factor 1-like isoform X2: MPVSRTRMRPWLEKKIDSNEIPGLVWINKEKKMFQIPWKHAARHGWDLDKDACLFKQWALHTGKFKQDCNKPDPKTWKANFRCAMNSLPDIEEVKDRSINKGSSAIRVYRMLPPVSKAQRKDKKSRTKEVRNKNKNKVMSMKLKVEASDYSEHELPDDHNTYTAPHDSPTQEARVDCTDNHLEFSNNHFEEDIISVPSDWSHTVEISTADSTNDIYTFQVSPLPSPDLEEAEDSNLHDVIQMAQELEQDQTQWQQSNINGKGFLSNAVGTSLTPQNIDHGWSDVTGEIELRFYSELKTGVDLVSYLDPLNSWQSSSSFAPVACLQ; this comes from the exons ATGCCTGTTTCAAGAACGCGCATGAGACCCTGGCTGGAAAAAAAAATCGACTCCAATGAAATTCCAGGATTAGTCTGGATCAATAAA GAGAAGAAAATGTTTCAAATTCCTTGGAAGCATGCGGCCCGTCACGGCTGGGACTTGGACAAAGACGCTTGCCTGTTCAAACAGTGGGCCCTACACACAG ggAAATTCAAACAAGACTGTAACAAGCCAGACCCGAAAACATGGAAAGCCAATTTCCGTTGTGCAATGAACTCTCTCCCAGACATCGAAGAAGTCAAAGACAGAAGCATCAATAAGGGCTCCAGTGCAATTCGAGTGTACAGAATGCTCCCCCCAGTAAGCAAGGCACAGAGGAAAg ATAAAAAATCACGGACGAAAGAGGtcagaaacaaaaataagaacaag GTGATGAGCATGAAATTGAAGGTTGAAGCCTCTGACTACAGTGAACATGAGCTTCCAGATGACCACAACACATACACAGCCCCACACGACAGTCCAACACAGGAAGCTCGGGTTGACTGCACAGATAATCATTTAG AATTTAGTAACAACCACTTTGAAGAAGACATCATTAGTGTGCCCTCAGATTGGAGCCATACTGTGGAGATCTCCACAGCCGACAGCACAAACGACATCTACACATTCCAAGTGTCCCCCTTACCCTCTCCAG ATCTGGAAGAAGCGGAGGACAGTAACCTCCATGATGTCATTCAG ATGGCACAGGAATTGGAGCAAGATCAAACACAGTGGCAGCAAAGCAATATTAATGGCAAAGGTTTCCTGAGCAATGCAGTAGGCACGTCATTAACGCCACAAAATATCGATCACGGCTGGAGTGATGTTACAG GTGAAATTGAATTGCGATTTTATAGTGAACTGAAAACAGGAGTGGATCTTGTGAGCTATCTTGACCCCCTCAATTCCTGGCAATCCTCATCCAGTTTTGCACCCGTTGCCTGCCTGCAGTAG